One genomic segment of Terriglobales bacterium includes these proteins:
- a CDS encoding ABC transporter permease, translating to MAQAFSRRESHARPSPFYALTRYMLEAALFVGALWQLSALWQRPVAGMASYFAYAAPALVLVLATAGAAAATAFAVARARSTGDLEAYVVTPAPTAGIVLGLGAYPAAGMLLRAVFAYCWMALAGVVPMGWEILATVLSVALGFAMVPPLGLLCAAAAVAGRRVLAAAMMLLGAAVVLSGALFPLATLPEGLRDASLLSPFRFLVDAVRLCYSGAPPASLLEVWTNLLLWQAVLLPLGWFALEAAFTSARRQGRLRQA from the coding sequence GTGGCGCAAGCTTTTTCACGACGCGAATCCCACGCGCGTCCCTCACCCTTCTATGCCCTGACGCGCTACATGCTCGAGGCGGCGCTGTTCGTGGGCGCTCTCTGGCAGCTCTCCGCATTGTGGCAGCGGCCGGTGGCCGGCATGGCCAGCTACTTCGCGTACGCCGCTCCCGCCCTGGTGCTGGTGTTGGCGACCGCGGGCGCTGCCGCCGCAACCGCGTTTGCGGTGGCACGTGCCCGTTCGACGGGCGACCTTGAGGCTTACGTGGTGACGCCCGCACCCACGGCCGGCATCGTGCTGGGGCTGGGTGCGTATCCCGCGGCCGGCATGCTGCTGCGCGCCGTGTTCGCCTACTGCTGGATGGCGCTGGCCGGCGTCGTGCCCATGGGATGGGAGATCCTGGCCACGGTGCTCAGCGTGGCGCTGGGCTTCGCCATGGTGCCGCCGCTCGGGCTGCTGTGCGCCGCGGCAGCCGTGGCCGGCCGCCGCGTGCTGGCCGCGGCCATGATGCTGCTGGGCGCAGCCGTCGTGCTCAGCGGCGCGCTCTTCCCGCTGGCAACACTGCCGGAGGGTTTGCGCGACGCGTCGCTGCTCTCGCCGTTCCGCTTCCTGGTCGATGCCGTGCGCCTGTGCTACAGCGGTGCGCCTCCGGCGTCGTTGCTGGAAGTGTGGACCAATCTGCTACTCTGGCAGGCGGTCCTGCTACCGCTGGGCTGGTTCGCGCTGGAAGCGGCGTTCACCAGCGCACGACGGCAGGGACGGCTGCGACAAGCGTGA
- a CDS encoding tetratricopeptide repeat protein: protein MNISHLRRQAESGNVVAQSVLGICYLDGIEVEADYAEAYRLLRAAAEQGASRAMTGLARMYVRGLGIPRDMNEAIRLYDAAAKAGEFLAQVELARIYSRGLGVTANPAMALQWYSAAAAQDRTVPDCEELQEAKAYIASSR, encoded by the coding sequence ATGAACATTTCGCACCTTCGTCGTCAGGCAGAATCAGGCAATGTCGTGGCTCAATCCGTACTGGGAATCTGTTACCTGGATGGCATCGAGGTGGAGGCCGATTATGCCGAGGCATATCGACTGCTAAGGGCCGCTGCTGAACAGGGTGCCTCTCGCGCCATGACGGGGCTGGCTCGGATGTATGTTCGTGGCCTAGGGATTCCAAGAGATATGAACGAGGCCATTCGGCTCTATGACGCAGCAGCCAAGGCGGGAGAATTTCTGGCACAGGTAGAACTCGCTCGCATCTACTCACGGGGATTGGGAGTAACCGCGAATCCTGCGATGGCGTTGCAGTGGTATTCGGCCGCCGCAGCCCAAGATCGCACGGTGCCGGACTGCGAGGAACTCCAAGAAGCCAAGGCCTACATTGCGAGCTCGAGGTGA
- a CDS encoding ABC transporter ATP-binding protein, whose amino-acid sequence MPAIEVKELSKSYPAAERPVPGTWLAARRSAERVEALRQVSLTIEPGEIVGLVGKNGSGKSTLLRVLATLDLPDSGEVSVCGLDVVEHAAAVRRKIGVVLPLDAGFEPRATLRENLKFFATLTGRYIGPPDIYYALDAVGLAERADDIYASLGSGQRRRMSLARAFLNDPRVLLLDEPTRSVDAEFAGRIADLIRQTAHSSGAAVLLVSHNPEEIRNLCDRSLLLDQGRLLHATPPRKPTIAVHTAVGR is encoded by the coding sequence ATGCCTGCCATCGAAGTCAAAGAACTCTCGAAGTCGTATCCTGCGGCGGAGCGTCCTGTTCCCGGCACCTGGCTGGCGGCGCGGCGCTCGGCGGAGCGCGTCGAGGCACTGCGGCAGGTCTCGCTCACCATTGAGCCGGGCGAGATCGTGGGTCTGGTCGGCAAGAACGGCAGCGGCAAGTCCACGCTGCTGCGGGTGCTGGCCACGCTCGACCTGCCCGACTCCGGCGAGGTCTCCGTGTGCGGGCTGGACGTGGTGGAGCACGCCGCGGCGGTGCGGCGGAAGATCGGCGTCGTGTTGCCGCTGGATGCGGGCTTCGAGCCGCGGGCCACGCTGCGCGAGAACCTGAAGTTTTTCGCCACGCTCACCGGCCGCTACATCGGTCCGCCGGACATCTACTACGCGCTCGATGCGGTCGGCCTGGCCGAGCGGGCCGACGACATCTACGCGTCGCTGGGCAGCGGGCAGCGGCGCAGGATGTCGCTGGCGCGGGCCTTCCTCAACGATCCGCGCGTGCTGCTGCTCGACGAGCCCACCCGCAGCGTGGACGCCGAGTTCGCCGGGCGCATCGCCGACCTCATCCGCCAGACCGCGCACTCCAGCGGCGCGGCGGTGCTGCTGGTCTCGCACAATCCGGAGGAGATCCGCAACCTCTGCGACCGCTCGCTGCTGCTGGACCAGGGCCGCCTGCTGCACGCCACGCCTCCGCGCAAGCCGACCATCGCCGTGCACACGGCGGTGGGAAGGTAA